The genomic window GGTGCACATGGCCGCGGGAGACGTCGAAGACCTCGAGGCGGCCGACGTGGCCGCACTCAGGAATGACTGCCCGTCGATCGTCGCCGTGGTTCCCGAAGTCAACGGCGCCTTTCAGGTCAAGTACGAGAACAAGAACTGGAACACCCGCGTGACCGGGACTCTCCCGGACTACGAATGGGTCCGCAGCGCTCCCCTATCGTCGGGAAGCTACTTCACCAACGCCGACAACCAGCGTCGCGAACGGGTGTGCGTCTTGGGCCAGACCGTGGTCGACAATTTGTTCGACGGCATCGATCCGGTCGGTCATGTGGTCCGAATCAAGGGCATCAACTTCGAGGTCAAGGGCGTCCTGCAACCCAAGGGCGCGCAGGGATTCTTCAATCAGGACGACCAGATTCTGATTCCGCTGGAGACCGGACAGTACCGGGTGATGGGCCGGGACACGTACTCATCGATCACGCTCAAGGCCGCCAGCGACAAACTGGTCGATCAGGCGATCGTGGAGGCGGAGGCATCGCTGCGCCGCAGCCACCATCTCCTCCCCGGCCAGGACAATGACTTCCACGTCCGCACCCCATCCGACATCGCCACAACGCTGACCGCGACCACCGACACGTTTACGGCACTCCTGGCGGCGATTGCCCTGGTCTCGCTGATCGTCGGCGGCATCGGCATCATGAACATCATGCTGGTGTCGGTCACCGAGCGGACGCGGGAAATCGGCGTGCGCATGGCCCTGGGCGCGCGTCGGCGCGACATCCTCACGCAATTTCTGATCGAATCGACGACGCTCTCGATCGCGGGCGGCTCCGCGGGGATTCTGGTGGGCGTGGGCGCGGCGGTTGTGATGGCGCGCTTCTATGGCTGGAACACGCTGATTGTCCCGGAGTCGATTGTCATCTCCTTCGGCTTTGCCGCCCTGGTCGGCATCTTCTTCGGTCTCTACCCGGCCCGCAAGGCCGCCCGCCTCGACCCCATCGAGGCACTGCGGTACGAGTAGGGGCGACCCGGTGCTTGCGCGCCTCTGGCGTGGGTCGCCCTCAATCCTACCCCTTGCGCTTCACCGTCGCGGGACGGTATGATCGACCGGGAGGACTGTCCCCGTGCGTATCATCCGCTCCGCATCTCTGCGCCCACTCCGCCACAGACGAATCGCCGTTCTCGGCTATGGCGCACAGGGACGCGCGCAGGCGCTGAATCTCCGCGACGCCGGACTGGTCCCCTGTGTCGGGCTTCCGGCCCGCAGCCGTTCTCGAACGTCGGCGCGTCGCGACGGTTTCCACGTCACCACGCCCGCCCTGGCGGTCGATCAATCGGACATCGTTTGCGTGCTGGCACCCGATCATCTCCACGGTGAGCTCTTCACGCAGGACATGCGCGCCCACCTGCGTGATGGTCAGATGCTCGTCTTCGCGCACGCGTCTTCCATCCACTTCGGCTTGATCAAACCACCGGCAACGGTTGATGTCGTCTTGGTGGCACCCCTGGGTCCGGGCCAACGGTTGCGCGAATTGCGGGGACGGCCCGATGGGGTTCCCTGCTTTGTCGCCGTGCACCAAGATGCCTCCGGTCAGGCGCGCGCCACAGCGTTGGCGCTGGCCCGGGCGATCGGCTGCATCCCGGCGGGCGCGATCGAAACGACCTTTGCCGATGAGGCCGTCGGCGATCTGTTCGGGGAGCAGGCGGTCCTCTGCGGCGGGCTGGGAGCGCTCCTGGAAGCCGGCGTCGAAACGCTCGTCGCCCACGGCTTGTCGCCCGCCAAGGCCTACCTCGAATGCGTCTACCAGCTCGATCTCATCGTCGATCTGGTCAAGAGCGAAGGACTGGCGGGAATGTACGCACGCATCTCCCCCACGGCGGCCTATGGCGCGTTGGTGGGGGGAGAACAGATCATCTCGAAGCCGACCCGTCGGGCAATGGATCGACTGTGGCGTGATGTCGCCTCGGGATGGTTCCTGCGCCAATGGGTGCGTGTGGCGGGACGCACCTCCCGCCGATCGCAGCGCCCCACGGTGTCGCCCACTTTCCAGCGCGGCGAACGCGAAGTGCGGGATGCCTTCCGCGCGACCAAGCAGCGTCGCTGACATGCACCGAGTCCGCCACGTAGCCGTCATGAAGTCTCGAACGACCCTTGCGATTCCAGTTCTGGCGGTGCTCGCGTGCGCCACGCCGTCACCGACCGCCGAATGCCCCTCCTTCTGGCAGGTGGACTCGTTGCGGGCGCAGGTCATGTCGGGCATAGATGCCACAGCGAACGATCACTTTGCCATGGCCGAATCGATCTTCACCGACCTGGCGCATCGCGTTCCCCAATCCCCTGTCGGGCCATTGTTCATTGCCGCGGCCATTCAGGCAGAGATGCTCGACGCCGAGTCGGCGGATCGCACCGGCGACTTCCGCGCCTGGCTGGTGGAAACACAGAATCGTGCCCGCCGTCTGATCGATCGCGCGGAGAACACGAGTGAGGTCGAATTCGCGCTGGGAGCGGCGGACGGATACGACGCGATATACGAATCGCACTGGGGTGGGTGGTTTGCCACGCTGAAGAAGGCGATGCGGGCTCATGGGCACTTCCAGGCCGCGCTCGACGCCGACACCGGCTTTGTCGACGCCTACCTCGGCATCGGCAACTACAACTACTGGAAGTCGGTCGGCACCGACTTCATCAACTGGCTGCCCTTCATTCCCGACCGGCGGGCGCTCGGTCTCGAACAGATCCGTCTGGCGGCCTGCCGGGGCACCTTCGCCCGCACCGCGGCGCGGGCATCGTTGGCCGCCGCACTGATCCATGAGGACCGCTTCGAGGAGGCGTTGGCGCAGGCCGACACGTTGCGTCAGGAATGTCCCGACGGCAAGGCGTCGCTCTGGCTGGCGGCGCAGGCGAACTTCCGGCTGTACCGCTGGATGGAAGCACGGGGACGCTATGAGGACATCGCGCGGCGCATTCTTCGCGACGGCCCCGGAAACTACTTCAATTTGATCGAATGCGCTTACTATGCCGCCCGCTGCCGATTCGAGGAGGGACAGTGGCCTGAGACATTGGCCGAATGCCATCGGGCT from Candidatus Zixiibacteriota bacterium includes these protein-coding regions:
- the ilvC gene encoding ketol-acid reductoisomerase, encoding MRIIRSASLRPLRHRRIAVLGYGAQGRAQALNLRDAGLVPCVGLPARSRSRTSARRDGFHVTTPALAVDQSDIVCVLAPDHLHGELFTQDMRAHLRDGQMLVFAHASSIHFGLIKPPATVDVVLVAPLGPGQRLRELRGRPDGVPCFVAVHQDASGQARATALALARAIGCIPAGAIETTFADEAVGDLFGEQAVLCGGLGALLEAGVETLVAHGLSPAKAYLECVYQLDLIVDLVKSEGLAGMYARISPTAAYGALVGGEQIISKPTRRAMDRLWRDVASGWFLRQWVRVAGRTSRRSQRPTVSPTFQRGEREVRDAFRATKQRR
- a CDS encoding ABC transporter permease, with translation MPGRGNISFGEGIGVATAALRANKMRAGLTMLGIIIGVAAMITMVALGSGAKKAISARINALGADLLFVRAGAQSFGGVHMAAGDVEDLEAADVAALRNDCPSIVAVVPEVNGAFQVKYENKNWNTRVTGTLPDYEWVRSAPLSSGSYFTNADNQRRERVCVLGQTVVDNLFDGIDPVGHVVRIKGINFEVKGVLQPKGAQGFFNQDDQILIPLETGQYRVMGRDTYSSITLKAASDKLVDQAIVEAEASLRRSHHLLPGQDNDFHVRTPSDIATTLTATTDTFTALLAAIALVSLIVGGIGIMNIMLVSVTERTREIGVRMALGARRRDILTQFLIESTTLSIAGGSAGILVGVGAAVVMARFYGWNTLIVPESIVISFGFAALVGIFFGLYPARKAARLDPIEALRYE